From one Streptomyces sp. SCSIO 30461 genomic stretch:
- a CDS encoding tetratricopeptide repeat protein, whose translation MAESAASGTGGGARGQFIGRQRELKSLRADIERAGLDTLSGRKAPRARVLLVAGRPGSGRSTLADELVRQLAGDYPGGVLRARLAEPAGDAVPTERTVRDLLGELGVTPRPGADEDELTGLVRDALAERRCLLLLDDARDAGQVDPLIPDDPDCLVVAVAQGPLTGIADVRPCTVGGMDPKSAIELLGRFTGEVRITVDPQAAESLVEQCGGQPAAMVLAGGWLAARPNASVADAAKRLRGLPDDPEQPVGARPVAKAFRLVHESLPASAARMLRLLTLAPTGLVDPNTASALAGCSFADAGLALADFASLGLLRVVRDGTPEEEGPRGGNGPDDELYEVPGCLVPLLREAMNACDRPAEIELARARMLERTVRLLHACRASTEPEGSEARRRLAGLPRTLRFSEPEVAESWLAARRHALSGAARLAVADGDLDTLARRLIAALVRALVAHWGTEGAAPELYELHLLVLEMAERRGLHREQAAALLNLADLDAGMGRKDAALARYRSALEAGRRANDPYAMGRAMESVAGAYQELGDWERAADWYGRALSQRLARGELADGTRLYGRLGAVHTYAGRYGDALRGWRAAAAGYRRLGDLSGHARALSEVARVQEYAGRPREALRTCEEAVACARQAGNVRLQAALQLRLADTFDRLGDPAAARLHRSTAEQLLETEVAGLRNP comes from the coding sequence GTGGCGGAGTCGGCAGCGAGCGGGACCGGAGGCGGTGCCAGAGGGCAATTCATCGGACGCCAGCGTGAGTTGAAGTCGCTGAGGGCCGATATCGAACGGGCCGGTCTGGACACCCTATCGGGACGCAAGGCGCCACGTGCCAGGGTGCTGCTGGTCGCCGGGCGCCCCGGCTCGGGACGCAGCACCCTCGCCGACGAGCTGGTCAGGCAACTGGCCGGCGACTACCCCGGCGGAGTGCTGAGGGCCCGCCTCGCGGAGCCTGCGGGAGACGCCGTGCCCACCGAGCGCACCGTACGCGACCTGCTGGGCGAACTCGGGGTCACCCCGCGTCCCGGAGCGGACGAGGACGAGCTCACCGGGCTGGTCCGGGACGCGCTCGCGGAGCGGCGCTGCCTGCTGCTGCTGGACGACGCCCGCGACGCCGGGCAGGTCGATCCGCTCATCCCCGACGACCCCGACTGCCTGGTCGTCGCCGTCGCCCAGGGCCCGCTCACCGGGATCGCGGACGTACGGCCCTGCACCGTCGGCGGCATGGACCCGAAGTCGGCGATCGAGCTGCTGGGCCGCTTCACCGGCGAGGTGCGGATCACCGTGGACCCGCAGGCGGCTGAGTCCCTGGTCGAGCAGTGCGGTGGCCAGCCTGCGGCGATGGTGCTGGCCGGCGGCTGGCTGGCCGCCAGGCCCAATGCCTCGGTTGCCGATGCGGCCAAGAGGCTGCGCGGGCTGCCGGACGATCCCGAACAGCCCGTCGGTGCCAGGCCGGTGGCCAAGGCGTTCCGGCTGGTCCATGAATCGCTGCCGGCGTCGGCTGCGCGGATGCTGCGGCTGCTGACACTCGCACCGACCGGGCTCGTGGACCCGAACACGGCCTCCGCACTGGCCGGCTGCTCGTTCGCGGACGCGGGTCTCGCGCTGGCGGACTTCGCCTCGCTGGGGCTGCTGCGGGTGGTGCGGGACGGTACGCCGGAGGAGGAGGGGCCCCGCGGAGGCAACGGGCCGGACGACGAACTGTACGAGGTGCCCGGCTGCCTCGTCCCGCTGCTGCGCGAGGCGATGAACGCGTGCGATCGGCCCGCCGAGATCGAGCTCGCCCGCGCCCGGATGCTGGAGCGGACCGTACGGCTGCTGCACGCCTGCCGTGCCAGCACCGAACCCGAAGGCTCCGAGGCCCGCCGCAGACTCGCCGGTCTGCCGCGCACCCTGCGCTTCAGCGAGCCGGAAGTGGCGGAGTCCTGGCTGGCGGCCCGCCGCCACGCGCTGTCAGGCGCCGCGCGGCTCGCCGTCGCGGACGGGGATCTGGACACCCTGGCCAGACGGCTGATCGCGGCCCTGGTCAGAGCGCTGGTAGCCCACTGGGGGACGGAGGGCGCCGCGCCCGAGCTCTACGAGCTCCATCTGCTCGTCCTGGAGATGGCCGAACGCCGTGGGCTCCATCGCGAGCAGGCCGCCGCGCTGCTGAACCTCGCCGACCTCGACGCGGGGATGGGGCGCAAGGACGCAGCTCTGGCCCGCTACCGGTCCGCCCTGGAGGCCGGGCGACGGGCGAACGACCCCTATGCCATGGGCAGGGCGATGGAATCCGTGGCAGGCGCCTACCAGGAGCTGGGGGACTGGGAGCGGGCCGCCGACTGGTACGGACGCGCGCTCTCGCAGCGGCTGGCGAGGGGGGAGCTCGCCGACGGGACCAGGCTGTACGGACGCCTCGGCGCCGTGCACACCTACGCGGGGCGCTACGGGGACGCACTGCGCGGTTGGCGGGCGGCGGCGGCCGGATACCGACGGCTCGGTGATCTTTCCGGTCATGCACGGGCGTTGAGCGAGGTGGCACGGGTCCAGGAGTACGCGGGCAGACCCCGGGAGGCGCTGCGCACCTGCGAGGAGGCCGTGGCCTGCGCGCGTCAGGCAGGGAACGTGCGGTTGCAGGCGGCCCTCCAGCTCAGACTGGCCGACACGTTCGATCGACTAGGCGATCCCGCCGCGGCCAGGCTGCATCGCTCTACCGCGGAGCAGCTCCTGGAAACGGAGGTCGCTGGCCTGCGAAATCCGTAG
- a CDS encoding NUDIX hydrolase: MTTTIKDTPEEWRVTATAVPFKGNKTSVRTDDVVMPDGSVARRDYQVHPGSVAALALDESGRVLVLRQYRHPVRQKLWEIPAGLLDVPGENPLTAAQRELYEEAHVKAADWRVLVDVYTTPGGCDEAVRVFLARDLSEAEGERFRVSHEEADMELARVPLEELVRGVLAGELHNNCLAVGVLSLAAALAGDGVDALRPAEAPWPARPFEA; this comes from the coding sequence ATGACCACGACCATCAAGGACACCCCTGAGGAGTGGCGGGTCACGGCGACCGCGGTCCCGTTCAAGGGCAACAAGACAAGCGTTCGGACCGACGACGTGGTCATGCCCGACGGTTCGGTCGCGCGCCGCGACTACCAGGTCCACCCCGGCTCCGTGGCGGCGCTCGCCCTGGACGAGTCGGGCAGGGTCCTGGTGCTGCGCCAGTACCGGCACCCCGTGCGGCAGAAGCTGTGGGAGATCCCGGCCGGCCTGCTCGATGTGCCGGGGGAGAACCCGCTGACCGCGGCACAGCGCGAGCTGTACGAGGAGGCGCACGTCAAGGCCGCCGACTGGCGGGTGCTGGTCGACGTGTACACCACGCCGGGCGGCTGCGACGAGGCGGTACGGGTCTTCCTCGCCCGCGACCTCTCCGAGGCCGAGGGCGAACGCTTCCGGGTCTCCCACGAGGAGGCCGACATGGAGCTGGCCCGGGTGCCGCTCGAGGAACTCGTGCGCGGGGTACTCGCTGGGGAGCTGCACAACAACTGCCTGGCCGTGGGCGTGCTCTCGCTCGCCGCCGCGCTGGCGGGCGACGGGGTGGACGCGCTGCGTCCCGCCGAGGCGCCGTGGCCCGCGCGGCCGTTCGAGGCCTAA
- a CDS encoding CTP synthase: MPARSSNTTTKHIFVTGGVASSLGKGLTASSLGALLKARGLRVTMQKLDPYLNVDPGTMNPFQHGEVFVTNDGAETDLDIGHYERFLDVDLDGSANVTTGQVYSQVIAKERRGEYLGDTVQVIPHITNEIKHRIRRMATDDVDVVITEVGGTVGDIESLPFLETVRQVRHEVGRDNVFVVHISLLPYIGPSGELKTKPTQHSVAALRNIGIQPDAIVLRADRDVPTAIKRKISLMCDVDEAAVVAAIDAKSIYDIPKVLHTEGLDAYVVRKLDLPFRDVDWTTWDDLLDRVHNPDHEISVALVGKYIDLPDAYLSVTEALRAGGFANRARVKVKWVASDDCKTQAGAAKQLGDVDAICIPGGFGDRGVSGKVGAIRYARENRIPLLGLCLGLQCIVIEAARNLAGIPEANSTEFDATTAHPVVSTMEEQLAYVEGAGDLGGTMRLGLYPAKLADGSIVREVYDGQPYVEERHRHRYEVNNAYRAELEKKAGIVFSGTSPDNKLVEYVEYPREVHPYLVATQAHPELRSRPTRPHPLFAGLVKAAVRRREEAAKGTAGK, translated from the coding sequence ATGCCGGCTCGATCCTCGAACACGACGACCAAGCACATTTTCGTCACCGGGGGTGTCGCCTCCTCCCTCGGCAAGGGCTTGACGGCCTCCAGCCTGGGCGCGCTGCTGAAAGCCCGTGGCCTGCGGGTCACGATGCAAAAGCTCGACCCGTATCTGAACGTCGACCCGGGCACGATGAACCCGTTCCAGCACGGTGAGGTGTTCGTCACCAACGACGGCGCCGAGACCGACCTGGACATCGGCCACTATGAGCGCTTCCTCGACGTCGACCTGGACGGTTCCGCGAACGTCACCACCGGCCAGGTGTACTCGCAGGTGATCGCCAAGGAGCGGCGCGGCGAGTACCTGGGCGACACGGTGCAGGTCATCCCGCACATCACCAACGAGATCAAGCACCGTATCCGCCGGATGGCCACGGACGACGTGGATGTCGTGATCACCGAGGTCGGCGGCACGGTCGGTGACATCGAGTCGCTGCCGTTCCTGGAGACGGTCCGGCAGGTCCGCCACGAGGTCGGCCGGGACAACGTCTTTGTGGTGCACATCTCGCTGCTGCCCTACATCGGCCCGTCGGGGGAACTGAAGACCAAGCCGACCCAGCACTCGGTGGCCGCGCTGCGGAACATCGGTATCCAGCCGGACGCGATCGTGCTGCGCGCCGACCGGGACGTGCCGACCGCGATCAAGCGCAAGATCTCGCTGATGTGCGACGTGGACGAGGCCGCCGTGGTCGCGGCGATCGACGCCAAGTCGATCTACGACATCCCCAAGGTGCTGCACACCGAGGGCCTGGACGCCTATGTGGTGCGCAAGCTGGACCTGCCGTTCCGCGACGTCGACTGGACGACCTGGGACGACCTGCTGGACCGCGTGCACAATCCGGACCACGAGATCAGTGTGGCCCTGGTCGGCAAGTACATCGATCTGCCGGACGCCTACCTGTCCGTGACCGAGGCGCTGCGGGCCGGTGGTTTCGCCAACCGCGCCCGGGTCAAGGTCAAGTGGGTCGCATCGGACGACTGCAAGACGCAGGCGGGCGCCGCCAAGCAGCTCGGTGACGTGGACGCGATCTGCATTCCCGGTGGTTTCGGCGACCGCGGGGTCAGCGGCAAGGTCGGCGCGATCCGGTACGCGCGTGAGAACAGGATCCCGCTGCTCGGGCTGTGCCTGGGCTTGCAGTGCATCGTGATCGAGGCCGCGCGCAACCTGGCCGGGATCCCCGAGGCCAACTCCACGGAGTTCGACGCCACCACCGCCCACCCCGTCGTCTCCACGATGGAGGAGCAGCTCGCCTATGTGGAGGGCGCGGGCGACCTCGGCGGCACCATGCGGCTCGGGCTCTACCCGGCCAAGCTCGCCGACGGCTCGATCGTACGCGAGGTCTACGACGGCCAGCCGTACGTGGAGGAGCGCCACCGTCACCGGTACGAGGTCAACAACGCCTACCGCGCGGAGCTGGAGAAGAAGGCGGGCATCGTCTTCTCGGGTACCTCCCCGGACAACAAGCTCGTCGAGTACGTCGAATACCCCCGGGAGGTGCACCCCTACCTGGTCGCCACCCAGGCCCACCCGGAGCTCCGCTCCCGCCCCACCCGCCCCCACCCGCTGTTCGCCGGACTGGTCAAGGCCGCCGTACGACGCCGGGAAGAGGCCGCCAAGGGTACGGCGGGCAAGTAG
- a CDS encoding glycoside hydrolase family 15 protein, translating into MAGRIEDYALIGDMQTAALVCRDGTVDWLCLPRFDSHAVFAGLLGTEEHGFWRLGPAYPGETEPPAADRRRYRGDSLILESEWDTPRGTVRVTDFMPPRDGAPQLIRIVEGVSGRVPMRSSLRMRFSYGRVVPWVHKVDNRTVAVAGPDSVWLDTPAETYGKDLTTYSDFTVSPGDRIAFTISWQPSHREPPALPDPEGSLDATEDFWREWVDHCTYHGPYRESVVRSLITLKALTYAPTGGIVAAPTTSLPEEIGGVRNWDYRYTWLRDAAITLSSLLRTGYREEARAWREWLLRAVAGDPENLQIMYGIAGERELGEAELDWLPGYEGSVPVRVGNGAANQLQLDVYGEVTEALHLAHMTGLSRNDYASVLQLKLIQYLEDHWDQPDEGIWEVRGPRRHFVHSKVMAWVAVDRTIKLIESGDADGPLERWRELRDEIHRDVCEKGYDKERNTFTQSYGSKELDASLLLIPQMGFLPPDDKRVIGTIEAIQRELSTPDGFVLRYPTAGDEAGVDGLEGDEGAFLACSFWLADDLAMIGRVDEARRLFEKLLSLRNDLGLLAEEWDPRLQRQVGNFPQAFSHVPLIDTALRLTASGAYGG; encoded by the coding sequence TTGGCCGGGCGCATCGAGGATTACGCACTCATCGGGGACATGCAGACCGCTGCCCTGGTCTGCCGGGACGGCACGGTCGACTGGCTGTGCCTGCCCCGTTTCGACTCGCATGCCGTCTTCGCCGGGCTCCTCGGCACCGAGGAGCACGGCTTCTGGCGCCTCGGGCCCGCGTATCCGGGCGAAACCGAGCCCCCCGCGGCCGACCGCCGGAGATACCGGGGCGACTCGCTGATCCTGGAATCGGAGTGGGACACCCCACGCGGCACGGTCCGTGTGACGGATTTCATGCCGCCGCGTGACGGTGCGCCCCAACTGATCCGGATCGTCGAGGGTGTCAGCGGCCGTGTCCCGATGCGCTCGTCCCTGCGGATGCGGTTCAGCTACGGTCGGGTCGTGCCCTGGGTGCACAAGGTCGACAACCGTACGGTCGCCGTCGCGGGTCCCGACTCGGTCTGGCTGGACACGCCGGCGGAGACCTACGGCAAGGACCTGACGACGTACTCGGACTTCACCGTCTCCCCCGGTGACCGGATCGCCTTCACCATCAGCTGGCAGCCCTCGCACCGCGAGCCACCGGCGCTTCCCGACCCCGAGGGCTCGCTGGACGCCACCGAGGACTTCTGGCGCGAGTGGGTCGACCACTGCACGTACCACGGCCCCTACCGGGAGTCCGTCGTCCGCTCGCTGATCACCCTGAAGGCCCTGACCTACGCCCCCACCGGCGGCATCGTCGCCGCGCCCACCACCTCCCTGCCGGAGGAGATCGGCGGGGTACGGAACTGGGACTACCGCTACACCTGGCTGCGGGACGCGGCGATCACCCTGTCGTCGCTGCTGCGCACCGGCTACCGGGAAGAGGCCCGGGCCTGGCGCGAGTGGCTGCTGCGGGCGGTCGCGGGCGACCCGGAGAACCTCCAGATCATGTACGGGATCGCGGGTGAACGCGAACTGGGCGAGGCGGAACTGGACTGGCTGCCCGGTTACGAGGGCTCCGTCCCGGTCCGGGTGGGCAACGGCGCCGCGAACCAGCTCCAGCTGGACGTCTACGGCGAGGTCACCGAGGCGCTGCATCTGGCGCATATGACCGGTCTGTCCCGCAACGACTACGCCTCCGTGCTCCAGCTGAAGCTGATCCAGTACCTGGAGGACCACTGGGACCAGCCCGACGAGGGCATCTGGGAGGTCCGCGGGCCGCGCCGCCACTTCGTGCACTCCAAGGTGATGGCGTGGGTGGCCGTGGACCGCACGATCAAGCTGATCGAGTCGGGGGACGCGGACGGGCCGCTGGAGCGCTGGCGTGAGCTGCGCGACGAGATCCACCGCGATGTCTGCGAGAAGGGCTACGACAAGGAGCGGAACACCTTCACGCAGTCCTACGGCTCCAAGGAGCTCGACGCCTCGCTGCTGCTGATCCCGCAGATGGGCTTTCTGCCACCGGACGACAAGCGCGTCATCGGCACGATCGAGGCGATCCAGCGTGAGCTCTCCACTCCGGACGGTTTCGTGCTGCGCTATCCGACGGCAGGCGACGAGGCCGGAGTCGATGGGCTCGAAGGCGACGAGGGCGCCTTTCTCGCCTGCTCGTTCTGGCTGGCCGACGACCTGGCGATGATCGGCCGGGTGGACGAGGCCCGCAGGCTCTTCGAGAAGCTGCTGTCGCTGCGCAACGACCTCGGGCTGCTCGCCGAGGAGTGGGATCCGCGGCTCCAGCGCCAGGTGGGCAACTTCCCGCAGGCCTTCAGCCATGTCCCGTTGATCGACACGGCGCTACGGCTGACCGCCTCCGGCGCGTACGGGGGCTGA
- a CDS encoding FAD-binding oxidoreductase, producing the protein MTAPHPAAVATLDELRQTVSGEVIAPGESAYDEARTLFNAMIDRRPGVIVQCESPADVAAAIRFGREHDLEIAVRGGGHSVAGLGTTDGGLVVDLRRMHAVTVDPESRTARVGGGATMSHLDRATEPFGLATTGGRVSTTGVGGFTLGGGSGWLERKFGLACDNLVAADLVTAEGTEIHVDAEAYPELFWALHGGGGNFGVATSLTLRLHPMPAASVAMLFFPAARGAEILPVYRDVLTGAPDELGGGFIYLTGPPEDFMPEHLVDRAVALVLLTYAGKEAELRGAAGPLLGLGHEAELITELPYAELQCMIDDPPGLRNYWSAEYLDALPAEAVDAFCARAESMIVPSNSQHILFPMGGALARDDSDYPLPWRSAQWAVHPFGIWSEAADDERGKQWVRDVRSAVEPWSLGMTYLNFIGLEGPERVVAGVGAANYRRLAAVKKQYDPDNVFHLNHNVKPG; encoded by the coding sequence ATGACAGCGCCCCATCCCGCAGCTGTCGCCACTCTGGACGAGCTGCGTCAGACCGTGTCGGGCGAGGTGATCGCTCCGGGCGAGTCGGCCTATGACGAGGCCCGCACACTGTTCAACGCGATGATCGACCGGCGTCCGGGGGTGATCGTCCAGTGTGAGTCCCCCGCCGACGTGGCGGCGGCGATACGCTTCGGCCGGGAGCACGATCTGGAGATCGCCGTACGCGGCGGCGGCCACAGCGTCGCAGGCCTCGGGACCACCGACGGCGGTCTGGTGGTCGACCTACGCCGGATGCATGCCGTCACGGTGGACCCGGAGAGCCGCACGGCCCGGGTCGGCGGCGGAGCCACCATGAGCCATCTGGACCGGGCCACCGAACCGTTCGGCCTCGCCACCACCGGAGGCCGGGTTTCCACCACCGGCGTGGGCGGCTTCACCCTCGGCGGCGGATCCGGCTGGCTTGAGCGCAAGTTCGGGCTGGCCTGCGACAATCTGGTCGCCGCGGACCTGGTGACCGCCGAAGGCACCGAGATCCATGTCGACGCCGAGGCATACCCGGAGCTGTTCTGGGCGCTGCACGGCGGCGGTGGCAACTTCGGGGTCGCCACCTCGCTGACCCTGAGGCTGCACCCGATGCCGGCCGCATCCGTCGCGATGCTGTTCTTCCCCGCCGCCCGCGGGGCGGAGATCCTCCCGGTCTACCGCGATGTGCTGACGGGCGCCCCCGACGAACTGGGCGGCGGCTTCATCTACCTCACCGGGCCGCCCGAGGACTTCATGCCCGAGCACCTGGTGGACCGGGCCGTCGCGCTGGTGCTGCTCACCTACGCGGGCAAGGAAGCCGAGTTGCGCGGGGCGGCGGGTCCGCTGCTGGGCCTCGGGCATGAGGCGGAGCTCATCACGGAGCTTCCGTACGCCGAGCTCCAGTGCATGATCGACGACCCGCCTGGACTGCGCAACTACTGGTCGGCTGAGTACCTCGACGCCTTGCCGGCCGAAGCCGTCGACGCCTTCTGCGCCCGTGCCGAGTCGATGATCGTGCCATCGAACTCCCAGCACATCCTGTTCCCGATGGGCGGGGCGCTCGCCCGCGACGACTCCGACTACCCGCTGCCGTGGCGGTCCGCCCAGTGGGCCGTGCATCCGTTCGGGATCTGGAGCGAAGCCGCCGACGACGAGCGGGGCAAGCAGTGGGTACGTGATGTCCGGTCCGCCGTCGAACCCTGGTCGCTCGGCATGACGTACCTCAACTTCATCGGCCTGGAAGGCCCGGAGCGGGTGGTGGCCGGTGTCGGCGCCGCGAACTACCGGCGGCTCGCCGCGGTCAAGAAGCAGTACGACCCCGACAACGTGTTCCACCTGAACCACAACGTGAAACCGGGCTGA
- a CDS encoding PucR family transcriptional regulator: METQGGITVQRALELPALRSGLPEVVAGADRLSQTVRWVHAGEVPNIASLLKGGELLLTTGLGLGSRPAEQRAFVRRLADRGVAALVVELGSRFPRLPVAVVDAASAAGLPLIQLHREVAFVSVTEEVHTEIVNLHYALLQRADEVHRRCTQALLGGGGIPQVLRILADFTANPVFLETSDGQLLYAAESGSGPSAADPLQVWEGLRGQRAARESGPPAGTAVVDVPGGGPGAGAVRARLVAPAVTTPLLPVHLMALERAAGVLAVVLMQARQEEELAARGRGDFLTDLAEGRISPDDAPEQARVLGFKCADGPLLPVVMRLAPELSPSGNWSVLARAVLEGLSSVGVPALLGVRPVEGRVPLLVGLRTESERAAVADRVSAALRAGLKRAGMERPERAGAHPPVVVVGVAGGWGAASAGLRHAAETAAAALGLPDRPWYDARRLDIDLLLWRLRDHPDLAAFVDRAIGPLREHDRASRPPLLPTLETYLAHTGRKAETARELHLNRQTLYNRLARIEELLGTDLDDPQTVLALSLALRARRHLP, translated from the coding sequence ATGGAAACACAGGGCGGTATCACCGTGCAGCGGGCGCTCGAGCTGCCCGCGCTCCGCAGCGGACTTCCCGAAGTGGTGGCCGGTGCCGACCGGCTGAGTCAGACCGTTCGCTGGGTTCACGCCGGTGAGGTGCCGAACATCGCCTCGCTGCTCAAGGGCGGGGAACTGCTGCTGACGACGGGCCTCGGCCTGGGTTCCCGCCCCGCTGAGCAGCGCGCCTTCGTACGGCGGCTCGCCGACCGCGGGGTCGCGGCGCTGGTGGTGGAACTGGGCTCGCGCTTCCCCCGGCTGCCCGTCGCGGTCGTCGACGCGGCGTCCGCGGCCGGGCTGCCCCTGATCCAGCTGCATCGCGAGGTGGCGTTCGTCTCGGTGACGGAGGAGGTCCACACCGAGATCGTCAATCTGCACTACGCCCTGCTCCAGCGGGCCGACGAGGTGCACCGGCGGTGCACCCAGGCGTTGCTCGGCGGCGGCGGAATCCCCCAGGTGCTCAGGATCCTCGCGGACTTCACCGCCAACCCGGTGTTCCTGGAGACCTCGGACGGACAGCTGTTGTACGCCGCTGAGAGCGGCTCAGGGCCGTCCGCCGCCGACCCGCTCCAGGTATGGGAGGGTCTGCGCGGCCAGCGTGCCGCCCGGGAGTCAGGACCGCCCGCCGGCACCGCCGTGGTGGATGTGCCGGGCGGCGGCCCCGGCGCCGGGGCGGTGCGCGCCCGGCTCGTCGCGCCGGCTGTCACCACCCCGCTGCTGCCGGTGCACCTGATGGCGCTGGAACGGGCGGCCGGGGTACTCGCCGTGGTCCTGATGCAGGCACGCCAGGAGGAGGAGTTGGCGGCGCGCGGCCGTGGTGACTTCCTCACCGATCTCGCCGAGGGGCGCATCTCCCCGGACGACGCACCGGAGCAGGCCCGGGTGCTGGGCTTCAAGTGCGCCGACGGCCCCCTGCTGCCGGTGGTGATGCGGCTTGCCCCCGAGCTGTCCCCCTCGGGCAACTGGTCGGTCCTGGCCCGCGCGGTGCTGGAGGGGCTGTCGTCCGTGGGCGTCCCGGCGCTGCTCGGGGTAAGGCCCGTCGAGGGCCGTGTTCCCCTGCTCGTCGGTCTGCGCACGGAGTCGGAACGCGCGGCCGTAGCCGACCGGGTGTCGGCGGCACTGCGCGCCGGTCTGAAACGGGCGGGCATGGAACGGCCGGAGCGGGCCGGGGCCCATCCGCCGGTGGTGGTCGTCGGCGTCGCCGGGGGCTGGGGCGCAGCCTCCGCCGGGCTGCGCCATGCGGCCGAGACCGCGGCGGCGGCACTCGGCCTCCCCGACCGCCCCTGGTACGACGCGCGCCGCCTCGACATCGACCTGCTGCTGTGGCGGCTGCGGGACCACCCGGACCTGGCGGCGTTCGTCGACCGGGCGATCGGCCCGCTGCGGGAACACGACCGAGCCTCACGCCCGCCGCTGCTGCCCACGCTGGAGACATATCTGGCGCACACCGGCCGCAAGGCGGAGACGGCACGCGAACTGCACCTGAACCGTCAGACGCTGTACAACCGGCTGGCCAGGATCGAGGAGTTGCTGGGCACGGATCTGGACGACCCGCAGACCGTGCTGGCCCTGTCCCTCGCACTACGGGCGCGCCGCCATCTGCCCTGA
- a CDS encoding glycosyltransferase family 4 protein, with protein MTQLRTVQVLGGGSAGSSAHVRSLAGGLVARGVRVTVCAPASLEHDYDFLGTGAHFVPVPPRSDPASVGALRAVCASADVVHAHGVNAALRAGLAIGRQRRVPLVVTWHTRSLADGAKGRMLRLMERRAVRSAAVVLATSSELVDRARERGARDARLSPVTAPGHTALDDRAEHKARADLGAVDRPLLVAVGRLEPGRGYDMLLDAARDWRGLDPLPLVVIAGEGRERASLQSRIEAETLPVRLIGRRDDITDLLAAADIALLPSSWEARSLLAQEALRLGVPLVATRVGGVPELVGDAAALVPYGDPGALSTAVTALLADPSARYRLAAAGRAQAATWPTEDETIAQILSVYDEFAAPRRAAASS; from the coding sequence GTGACACAGCTGCGTACGGTCCAGGTGCTGGGCGGCGGCAGCGCGGGCAGTAGCGCTCATGTCAGATCACTGGCCGGCGGGCTGGTGGCTCGGGGAGTGCGGGTGACCGTCTGCGCCCCCGCCTCACTGGAGCACGACTACGACTTCCTCGGCACGGGTGCGCACTTCGTGCCGGTGCCGCCGCGTAGCGACCCCGCCTCGGTCGGAGCGCTCAGAGCCGTGTGCGCGAGTGCCGACGTGGTGCACGCGCACGGAGTGAACGCCGCCCTGCGAGCCGGGCTCGCCATCGGCCGACAGCGCCGAGTGCCGCTCGTCGTCACCTGGCACACCCGCTCGCTCGCCGACGGTGCCAAGGGCCGGATGCTGCGGCTGATGGAGCGCAGGGCGGTGCGGTCGGCAGCGGTCGTGCTGGCCACTTCGTCCGAGCTGGTCGACCGGGCGCGGGAGCGGGGTGCCCGCGACGCCCGGCTCTCCCCGGTGACCGCGCCGGGGCACACGGCTTTGGACGACCGGGCCGAGCACAAGGCACGGGCGGATCTGGGCGCCGTCGACCGCCCGTTGCTCGTGGCGGTGGGCAGGCTGGAGCCCGGCCGCGGGTACGACATGCTGTTGGACGCGGCCCGGGACTGGCGCGGGCTCGACCCGCTGCCGCTGGTCGTGATCGCGGGCGAGGGCCGCGAACGCGCCTCGCTGCAAAGCCGGATCGAGGCCGAAACGCTCCCGGTCCGGCTCATCGGCCGCCGCGACGACATCACCGACCTGCTCGCGGCCGCCGATATCGCGCTGCTCCCCAGCAGCTGGGAGGCGCGCTCCCTGCTCGCTCAGGAAGCCCTACGCCTGGGTGTACCACTTGTTGCCACCCGCGTCGGCGGGGTTCCCGAGCTCGTCGGCGACGCGGCGGCGCTGGTGCCCTACGGCGACCCGGGAGCCCTTTCCACGGCCGTCACCGCCCTGCTGGCCGACCCTTCCGCCCGATACCGGCTGGCGGCGGCGGGGCGCGCGCAGGCGGCCACCTGGCCGACGGAAGACGAGACCATCGCGCAGATCCTCAGCGTCTATGACGAGTTCGCCGCACCGCGTCGTGCGGCGGCATCGTCCTGA